The Coffea eugenioides isolate CCC68of chromosome 8, Ceug_1.0, whole genome shotgun sequence genome has a segment encoding these proteins:
- the LOC113779155 gene encoding metal-nicotianamine transporter YSL1 isoform X2 → MYITPVEAMDVEKRTIHNQKEEIIEREDLDEPQKEAEVQRRLQPWKKQITVRGVIASIIIGTIYTIIIMKLSLTTGISPNLNVSAALLAFIIVRTWTKLVRKIGLVSVPFTQQENTLIQTCAVACYSIAVGGGFGSYLLALNKKTYEQAGVSTAGNPPGSYKEPGIGWMTGYLCAISFIGLFVLIPLRKILIIDYKLTFPSGMATGVLINGFHSMADKMTKKQVRGFTKMFSLSFLWGFFQWFYSGQGQCGFSQFPTFGLQAQRQTFYFDFSLTYVGTGMICPHIVNLSMLLGSVLSWGIMWPLIRKQKGDWFPAALPEDSMKSLSGYKVFVPIALLLGDGLYNFIKITGMTLSSMYVKFKERKIRSGESKNNNAIDDLKQDEFFIRESIPTWIAPCGYITLAIVSAIAIPSIFPALKWYYVVVAYIFAPSLAFCNAYGAGLTDINMAYNYGKVGLFLIAALVGKEHGVVAGLAGAGLIKSVISVSCILMQDFKTGHLTFTSPRAMFLSQAVGTAIGCVVAPLCFYLFYKAFDVGNPNGEYKAPFAIIYRNMAVLGVEGFSALPKHCLHLCYGFFALAVGINVVKDLSPARIGKWMPVPMAMALPFLVGAYVAIDMCIGSLVVFVWHKLNSAKAELIVPAVASGMICGEGLWILPASVLALAKVKPPICMKFLVSKS, encoded by the exons atgtat ATTACTCCTGTAGAAGCAATGGATGTTGAAAAAAGGACAATCCATAATCAGAAGGAAGAAATAATTGAGAGAGAGGACTTGGATGAGCCGCAGAAAGAGGCCGAGGTTCAGAGGAGACTTCAACCATGGAAGAAGCAGATCACTGTCCGAGGTGTCATTGCCAGCATAATCATAGGGACCATCTACACCATCATAATTATGAAGCTGAGCCTTACCACGGGGATCAGCCCCAACCTTAATGTCTCAGCTGCTCTTCTTGCGTTCATTATTGTCCGTACATGGACAAAGCTGGTTCGAAAGATTGGACTAGTTTCAGTTCCCTTCACGCAGCAGGAGAACACTCTGATACAAACTTGTGCAGTTGCATGTTACAGCATTGCAGTGGGAG GCGGTTTTGGTTCTTATCTGTTAGCTCTAAATAAGAAGACATATGAGCAGGCAGGAGTAAGCACTGCGGGAAATCCTCCGGGCAGCTACAAGGAACCTGGGATTGGTTGGATGACCGGTTACCTCTGTGCAATTAGTTTCATTGGTCTTTTTGTGTTGATTCCACTCCGAAAG ATCTTGATAATAGACTACAAATTGACCTTTCCAAGCGGCATGGCAACTGGTGTTCTGATCAATGGATTTCATTCAATGGCTGACAAGATGACGAA AAAGCAAGTACGGGGTTTCACGAAGATGTTCTCTTTGAGTTTCCTATGGGGATTTTTTCAGTGGTTTTATTCTGGTCAAGGACAATGCGGATTCTCACAGTTTCCTACATTTGGATTGCAAGCTCAGAGGCAAAC gtTCTACTTTGATTTTAGCTTGACTTATGTGGGAACTGGAATGATATGTCCTCACATCGTGAACTTGTCTATGCTTCTTGGCTCGGTGCTCTCATGGGGCATAATGTGGCCACTCATCAGAAAGCAAAAGGGAGATTGGTTTCCTGCAGCACTACCAGAAGACAGTATGAAAAGTCTTAGTGGTTATAAG GTCTTCGTCCCCATTGCTCTCCTTTTGGGTGATGGACTATACAACTTCATCAAGATAACTGGTATGACCCTTTCGAGCATGTACGTCAAGTTTAAAGAGAGAAAAATCAGATCAG GGGAAAGTAAAAATAACAACGCCATTGATGATCTGAAACAAGATGAGTTCTTCATCAGAGAAAGCATTCCAACGTGGATAGCACCATGCGGGTACATCACACTGGCAATCGTTTCAGCAATTGCCATTCCCTCGATCTTTCCTGCTCTTAAGTGGTACTATGTTGTCGTAGCATACATTTTTGCTCCGTCTTTAGCTTTCTGCAATGCTTATGGAGCTGGTTTGACGGATATAAACATGGCCTACAATTATGGTAAAGTAGGGCTTTTTCTGATTGCTGCATTGGTTGGAAAAGAACACGGTGTTGTGGCAGGATTAGCTGGGGCAGGTCTCATCAAGTCGGTCATCTCTGTTTCTTGTATTCTGATGCAAGATTTTAAAACAGGACATCTAACATTTACGTCCCCCAGAGCAATGTTTTTGAGCCAGGCAGTTGGCACAGCTATAGGCTGTGTGGTTGCACCCCTCTGCTTCTACTTGTTCTATAAAGCATTTGATGTTGGAAACCCAAACGGCGAGTATAAGGCCCCCTTTGCCATTATTTACAGAAACATGGCCGTtcttggagttgaaggcttttcAGCATTGCCAAAACATTGCCTGCATCTCTGTTACGGCTTCTTTGCCTTGGCAGTTGGCATCAATGTAGTGAAAGATCTTTCTCCGGCGAGGATCGGAAAATGGATGCCAGTGCCAATGGCTATGGCACTGCCCTTCTTAGTTGGGGCTTACGTCGCAATTGATATGTGCATTGGAAGTCTGGTTGTGTTCGTGTGGCACAAACTTAACTCCGCGAAGGCGGAGCTGATCGTTCCAGCGGTTGCTTCAGGAATGATATGTGGTGAAGGCCTGTGGATACTGCCTGCATCAGTTCTTGCCTTGGCCAAAGTCAAACCACCCATTTGCATGAAATTCTTGGTTTCTAAGAGTTAG
- the LOC113779155 gene encoding metal-nicotianamine transporter YSL1 isoform X4 — MINCSYSVITPVEAMDVEKRTIHNQKEEIIEREDLDEPQKEAEVQRRLQPWKKQITVRGVIASIIIGTIYTIIIMKLSLTTGISPNLNVSAALLAFIIVRTWTKLVRKIGLVSVPFTQQENTLIQTCAVACYSIAVGGGFGSYLLALNKKTYEQAGVSTAGNPPGSYKEPGIGWMTGYLCAISFIGLFVLIPLRKILIIDYKLTFPSGMATGVLINGFHSMADKMTKKQVRGFTKMFSLSFLWGFFQWFYSGQGQCGFSQFPTFGLQAQRQTFYFDFSLTYVGTGMICPHIVNLSMLLGSVLSWGIMWPLIRKQKGDWFPAALPEDSMKSLSGYKVFVPIALLLGDGLYNFIKITGESKNNNAIDDLKQDEFFIRESIPTWIAPCGYITLAIVSAIAIPSIFPALKWYYVVVAYIFAPSLAFCNAYGAGLTDINMAYNYGKVGLFLIAALVGKEHGVVAGLAGAGLIKSVISVSCILMQDFKTGHLTFTSPRAMFLSQAVGTAIGCVVAPLCFYLFYKAFDVGNPNGEYKAPFAIIYRNMAVLGVEGFSALPKHCLHLCYGFFALAVGINVVKDLSPARIGKWMPVPMAMALPFLVGAYVAIDMCIGSLVVFVWHKLNSAKAELIVPAVASGMICGEGLWILPASVLALAKVKPPICMKFLVSKS; from the exons ATGATAAATTGCTCATATTCTGTC ATTACTCCTGTAGAAGCAATGGATGTTGAAAAAAGGACAATCCATAATCAGAAGGAAGAAATAATTGAGAGAGAGGACTTGGATGAGCCGCAGAAAGAGGCCGAGGTTCAGAGGAGACTTCAACCATGGAAGAAGCAGATCACTGTCCGAGGTGTCATTGCCAGCATAATCATAGGGACCATCTACACCATCATAATTATGAAGCTGAGCCTTACCACGGGGATCAGCCCCAACCTTAATGTCTCAGCTGCTCTTCTTGCGTTCATTATTGTCCGTACATGGACAAAGCTGGTTCGAAAGATTGGACTAGTTTCAGTTCCCTTCACGCAGCAGGAGAACACTCTGATACAAACTTGTGCAGTTGCATGTTACAGCATTGCAGTGGGAG GCGGTTTTGGTTCTTATCTGTTAGCTCTAAATAAGAAGACATATGAGCAGGCAGGAGTAAGCACTGCGGGAAATCCTCCGGGCAGCTACAAGGAACCTGGGATTGGTTGGATGACCGGTTACCTCTGTGCAATTAGTTTCATTGGTCTTTTTGTGTTGATTCCACTCCGAAAG ATCTTGATAATAGACTACAAATTGACCTTTCCAAGCGGCATGGCAACTGGTGTTCTGATCAATGGATTTCATTCAATGGCTGACAAGATGACGAA AAAGCAAGTACGGGGTTTCACGAAGATGTTCTCTTTGAGTTTCCTATGGGGATTTTTTCAGTGGTTTTATTCTGGTCAAGGACAATGCGGATTCTCACAGTTTCCTACATTTGGATTGCAAGCTCAGAGGCAAAC gtTCTACTTTGATTTTAGCTTGACTTATGTGGGAACTGGAATGATATGTCCTCACATCGTGAACTTGTCTATGCTTCTTGGCTCGGTGCTCTCATGGGGCATAATGTGGCCACTCATCAGAAAGCAAAAGGGAGATTGGTTTCCTGCAGCACTACCAGAAGACAGTATGAAAAGTCTTAGTGGTTATAAG GTCTTCGTCCCCATTGCTCTCCTTTTGGGTGATGGACTATACAACTTCATCAAGATAACTG GGGAAAGTAAAAATAACAACGCCATTGATGATCTGAAACAAGATGAGTTCTTCATCAGAGAAAGCATTCCAACGTGGATAGCACCATGCGGGTACATCACACTGGCAATCGTTTCAGCAATTGCCATTCCCTCGATCTTTCCTGCTCTTAAGTGGTACTATGTTGTCGTAGCATACATTTTTGCTCCGTCTTTAGCTTTCTGCAATGCTTATGGAGCTGGTTTGACGGATATAAACATGGCCTACAATTATGGTAAAGTAGGGCTTTTTCTGATTGCTGCATTGGTTGGAAAAGAACACGGTGTTGTGGCAGGATTAGCTGGGGCAGGTCTCATCAAGTCGGTCATCTCTGTTTCTTGTATTCTGATGCAAGATTTTAAAACAGGACATCTAACATTTACGTCCCCCAGAGCAATGTTTTTGAGCCAGGCAGTTGGCACAGCTATAGGCTGTGTGGTTGCACCCCTCTGCTTCTACTTGTTCTATAAAGCATTTGATGTTGGAAACCCAAACGGCGAGTATAAGGCCCCCTTTGCCATTATTTACAGAAACATGGCCGTtcttggagttgaaggcttttcAGCATTGCCAAAACATTGCCTGCATCTCTGTTACGGCTTCTTTGCCTTGGCAGTTGGCATCAATGTAGTGAAAGATCTTTCTCCGGCGAGGATCGGAAAATGGATGCCAGTGCCAATGGCTATGGCACTGCCCTTCTTAGTTGGGGCTTACGTCGCAATTGATATGTGCATTGGAAGTCTGGTTGTGTTCGTGTGGCACAAACTTAACTCCGCGAAGGCGGAGCTGATCGTTCCAGCGGTTGCTTCAGGAATGATATGTGGTGAAGGCCTGTGGATACTGCCTGCATCAGTTCTTGCCTTGGCCAAAGTCAAACCACCCATTTGCATGAAATTCTTGGTTTCTAAGAGTTAG
- the LOC113779155 gene encoding metal-nicotianamine transporter YSL1 isoform X5 — MINCSYSVITPVEAMDVEKRTIHNQKEEIIEREDLDEPQKEAEVQRRLQPWKKQITVRGVIASIIIGTIYTIIIMKLSLTTGISPNLNVSAALLAFIIVRTWTKLVRKIGLVSVPFTQQENTLIQTCAVACYSIAVGGGFGSYLLALNKKTYEQAGVSTAGNPPGSYKEPGIGWMTGYLCAISFIGLFVLIPLRKILIIDYKLTFPSGMATGVLINGFHSMADKMTKKQVRGFTKMFSLSFLWGFFQWFYSGQGQCGFSQFPTFGLQAQRQTKQKGDWFPAALPEDSMKSLSGYKVFVPIALLLGDGLYNFIKITGMTLSSMYVKFKERKIRSGESKNNNAIDDLKQDEFFIRESIPTWIAPCGYITLAIVSAIAIPSIFPALKWYYVVVAYIFAPSLAFCNAYGAGLTDINMAYNYGKVGLFLIAALVGKEHGVVAGLAGAGLIKSVISVSCILMQDFKTGHLTFTSPRAMFLSQAVGTAIGCVVAPLCFYLFYKAFDVGNPNGEYKAPFAIIYRNMAVLGVEGFSALPKHCLHLCYGFFALAVGINVVKDLSPARIGKWMPVPMAMALPFLVGAYVAIDMCIGSLVVFVWHKLNSAKAELIVPAVASGMICGEGLWILPASVLALAKVKPPICMKFLVSKS, encoded by the exons ATGATAAATTGCTCATATTCTGTC ATTACTCCTGTAGAAGCAATGGATGTTGAAAAAAGGACAATCCATAATCAGAAGGAAGAAATAATTGAGAGAGAGGACTTGGATGAGCCGCAGAAAGAGGCCGAGGTTCAGAGGAGACTTCAACCATGGAAGAAGCAGATCACTGTCCGAGGTGTCATTGCCAGCATAATCATAGGGACCATCTACACCATCATAATTATGAAGCTGAGCCTTACCACGGGGATCAGCCCCAACCTTAATGTCTCAGCTGCTCTTCTTGCGTTCATTATTGTCCGTACATGGACAAAGCTGGTTCGAAAGATTGGACTAGTTTCAGTTCCCTTCACGCAGCAGGAGAACACTCTGATACAAACTTGTGCAGTTGCATGTTACAGCATTGCAGTGGGAG GCGGTTTTGGTTCTTATCTGTTAGCTCTAAATAAGAAGACATATGAGCAGGCAGGAGTAAGCACTGCGGGAAATCCTCCGGGCAGCTACAAGGAACCTGGGATTGGTTGGATGACCGGTTACCTCTGTGCAATTAGTTTCATTGGTCTTTTTGTGTTGATTCCACTCCGAAAG ATCTTGATAATAGACTACAAATTGACCTTTCCAAGCGGCATGGCAACTGGTGTTCTGATCAATGGATTTCATTCAATGGCTGACAAGATGACGAA AAAGCAAGTACGGGGTTTCACGAAGATGTTCTCTTTGAGTTTCCTATGGGGATTTTTTCAGTGGTTTTATTCTGGTCAAGGACAATGCGGATTCTCACAGTTTCCTACATTTGGATTGCAAGCTCAGAGGCAAAC AAAGCAAAAGGGAGATTGGTTTCCTGCAGCACTACCAGAAGACAGTATGAAAAGTCTTAGTGGTTATAAG GTCTTCGTCCCCATTGCTCTCCTTTTGGGTGATGGACTATACAACTTCATCAAGATAACTGGTATGACCCTTTCGAGCATGTACGTCAAGTTTAAAGAGAGAAAAATCAGATCAG GGGAAAGTAAAAATAACAACGCCATTGATGATCTGAAACAAGATGAGTTCTTCATCAGAGAAAGCATTCCAACGTGGATAGCACCATGCGGGTACATCACACTGGCAATCGTTTCAGCAATTGCCATTCCCTCGATCTTTCCTGCTCTTAAGTGGTACTATGTTGTCGTAGCATACATTTTTGCTCCGTCTTTAGCTTTCTGCAATGCTTATGGAGCTGGTTTGACGGATATAAACATGGCCTACAATTATGGTAAAGTAGGGCTTTTTCTGATTGCTGCATTGGTTGGAAAAGAACACGGTGTTGTGGCAGGATTAGCTGGGGCAGGTCTCATCAAGTCGGTCATCTCTGTTTCTTGTATTCTGATGCAAGATTTTAAAACAGGACATCTAACATTTACGTCCCCCAGAGCAATGTTTTTGAGCCAGGCAGTTGGCACAGCTATAGGCTGTGTGGTTGCACCCCTCTGCTTCTACTTGTTCTATAAAGCATTTGATGTTGGAAACCCAAACGGCGAGTATAAGGCCCCCTTTGCCATTATTTACAGAAACATGGCCGTtcttggagttgaaggcttttcAGCATTGCCAAAACATTGCCTGCATCTCTGTTACGGCTTCTTTGCCTTGGCAGTTGGCATCAATGTAGTGAAAGATCTTTCTCCGGCGAGGATCGGAAAATGGATGCCAGTGCCAATGGCTATGGCACTGCCCTTCTTAGTTGGGGCTTACGTCGCAATTGATATGTGCATTGGAAGTCTGGTTGTGTTCGTGTGGCACAAACTTAACTCCGCGAAGGCGGAGCTGATCGTTCCAGCGGTTGCTTCAGGAATGATATGTGGTGAAGGCCTGTGGATACTGCCTGCATCAGTTCTTGCCTTGGCCAAAGTCAAACCACCCATTTGCATGAAATTCTTGGTTTCTAAGAGTTAG
- the LOC113779155 gene encoding metal-nicotianamine transporter YSL1 isoform X1 codes for MINCSYSVITPVEAMDVEKRTIHNQKEEIIEREDLDEPQKEAEVQRRLQPWKKQITVRGVIASIIIGTIYTIIIMKLSLTTGISPNLNVSAALLAFIIVRTWTKLVRKIGLVSVPFTQQENTLIQTCAVACYSIAVGGGFGSYLLALNKKTYEQAGVSTAGNPPGSYKEPGIGWMTGYLCAISFIGLFVLIPLRKILIIDYKLTFPSGMATGVLINGFHSMADKMTKKQVRGFTKMFSLSFLWGFFQWFYSGQGQCGFSQFPTFGLQAQRQTFYFDFSLTYVGTGMICPHIVNLSMLLGSVLSWGIMWPLIRKQKGDWFPAALPEDSMKSLSGYKVFVPIALLLGDGLYNFIKITGMTLSSMYVKFKERKIRSGESKNNNAIDDLKQDEFFIRESIPTWIAPCGYITLAIVSAIAIPSIFPALKWYYVVVAYIFAPSLAFCNAYGAGLTDINMAYNYGKVGLFLIAALVGKEHGVVAGLAGAGLIKSVISVSCILMQDFKTGHLTFTSPRAMFLSQAVGTAIGCVVAPLCFYLFYKAFDVGNPNGEYKAPFAIIYRNMAVLGVEGFSALPKHCLHLCYGFFALAVGINVVKDLSPARIGKWMPVPMAMALPFLVGAYVAIDMCIGSLVVFVWHKLNSAKAELIVPAVASGMICGEGLWILPASVLALAKVKPPICMKFLVSKS; via the exons ATGATAAATTGCTCATATTCTGTC ATTACTCCTGTAGAAGCAATGGATGTTGAAAAAAGGACAATCCATAATCAGAAGGAAGAAATAATTGAGAGAGAGGACTTGGATGAGCCGCAGAAAGAGGCCGAGGTTCAGAGGAGACTTCAACCATGGAAGAAGCAGATCACTGTCCGAGGTGTCATTGCCAGCATAATCATAGGGACCATCTACACCATCATAATTATGAAGCTGAGCCTTACCACGGGGATCAGCCCCAACCTTAATGTCTCAGCTGCTCTTCTTGCGTTCATTATTGTCCGTACATGGACAAAGCTGGTTCGAAAGATTGGACTAGTTTCAGTTCCCTTCACGCAGCAGGAGAACACTCTGATACAAACTTGTGCAGTTGCATGTTACAGCATTGCAGTGGGAG GCGGTTTTGGTTCTTATCTGTTAGCTCTAAATAAGAAGACATATGAGCAGGCAGGAGTAAGCACTGCGGGAAATCCTCCGGGCAGCTACAAGGAACCTGGGATTGGTTGGATGACCGGTTACCTCTGTGCAATTAGTTTCATTGGTCTTTTTGTGTTGATTCCACTCCGAAAG ATCTTGATAATAGACTACAAATTGACCTTTCCAAGCGGCATGGCAACTGGTGTTCTGATCAATGGATTTCATTCAATGGCTGACAAGATGACGAA AAAGCAAGTACGGGGTTTCACGAAGATGTTCTCTTTGAGTTTCCTATGGGGATTTTTTCAGTGGTTTTATTCTGGTCAAGGACAATGCGGATTCTCACAGTTTCCTACATTTGGATTGCAAGCTCAGAGGCAAAC gtTCTACTTTGATTTTAGCTTGACTTATGTGGGAACTGGAATGATATGTCCTCACATCGTGAACTTGTCTATGCTTCTTGGCTCGGTGCTCTCATGGGGCATAATGTGGCCACTCATCAGAAAGCAAAAGGGAGATTGGTTTCCTGCAGCACTACCAGAAGACAGTATGAAAAGTCTTAGTGGTTATAAG GTCTTCGTCCCCATTGCTCTCCTTTTGGGTGATGGACTATACAACTTCATCAAGATAACTGGTATGACCCTTTCGAGCATGTACGTCAAGTTTAAAGAGAGAAAAATCAGATCAG GGGAAAGTAAAAATAACAACGCCATTGATGATCTGAAACAAGATGAGTTCTTCATCAGAGAAAGCATTCCAACGTGGATAGCACCATGCGGGTACATCACACTGGCAATCGTTTCAGCAATTGCCATTCCCTCGATCTTTCCTGCTCTTAAGTGGTACTATGTTGTCGTAGCATACATTTTTGCTCCGTCTTTAGCTTTCTGCAATGCTTATGGAGCTGGTTTGACGGATATAAACATGGCCTACAATTATGGTAAAGTAGGGCTTTTTCTGATTGCTGCATTGGTTGGAAAAGAACACGGTGTTGTGGCAGGATTAGCTGGGGCAGGTCTCATCAAGTCGGTCATCTCTGTTTCTTGTATTCTGATGCAAGATTTTAAAACAGGACATCTAACATTTACGTCCCCCAGAGCAATGTTTTTGAGCCAGGCAGTTGGCACAGCTATAGGCTGTGTGGTTGCACCCCTCTGCTTCTACTTGTTCTATAAAGCATTTGATGTTGGAAACCCAAACGGCGAGTATAAGGCCCCCTTTGCCATTATTTACAGAAACATGGCCGTtcttggagttgaaggcttttcAGCATTGCCAAAACATTGCCTGCATCTCTGTTACGGCTTCTTTGCCTTGGCAGTTGGCATCAATGTAGTGAAAGATCTTTCTCCGGCGAGGATCGGAAAATGGATGCCAGTGCCAATGGCTATGGCACTGCCCTTCTTAGTTGGGGCTTACGTCGCAATTGATATGTGCATTGGAAGTCTGGTTGTGTTCGTGTGGCACAAACTTAACTCCGCGAAGGCGGAGCTGATCGTTCCAGCGGTTGCTTCAGGAATGATATGTGGTGAAGGCCTGTGGATACTGCCTGCATCAGTTCTTGCCTTGGCCAAAGTCAAACCACCCATTTGCATGAAATTCTTGGTTTCTAAGAGTTAG
- the LOC113779155 gene encoding metal-nicotianamine transporter YSL1 isoform X3 — MDVEKRTIHNQKEEIIEREDLDEPQKEAEVQRRLQPWKKQITVRGVIASIIIGTIYTIIIMKLSLTTGISPNLNVSAALLAFIIVRTWTKLVRKIGLVSVPFTQQENTLIQTCAVACYSIAVGGGFGSYLLALNKKTYEQAGVSTAGNPPGSYKEPGIGWMTGYLCAISFIGLFVLIPLRKILIIDYKLTFPSGMATGVLINGFHSMADKMTKKQVRGFTKMFSLSFLWGFFQWFYSGQGQCGFSQFPTFGLQAQRQTFYFDFSLTYVGTGMICPHIVNLSMLLGSVLSWGIMWPLIRKQKGDWFPAALPEDSMKSLSGYKVFVPIALLLGDGLYNFIKITGMTLSSMYVKFKERKIRSGESKNNNAIDDLKQDEFFIRESIPTWIAPCGYITLAIVSAIAIPSIFPALKWYYVVVAYIFAPSLAFCNAYGAGLTDINMAYNYGKVGLFLIAALVGKEHGVVAGLAGAGLIKSVISVSCILMQDFKTGHLTFTSPRAMFLSQAVGTAIGCVVAPLCFYLFYKAFDVGNPNGEYKAPFAIIYRNMAVLGVEGFSALPKHCLHLCYGFFALAVGINVVKDLSPARIGKWMPVPMAMALPFLVGAYVAIDMCIGSLVVFVWHKLNSAKAELIVPAVASGMICGEGLWILPASVLALAKVKPPICMKFLVSKS, encoded by the exons ATGGATGTTGAAAAAAGGACAATCCATAATCAGAAGGAAGAAATAATTGAGAGAGAGGACTTGGATGAGCCGCAGAAAGAGGCCGAGGTTCAGAGGAGACTTCAACCATGGAAGAAGCAGATCACTGTCCGAGGTGTCATTGCCAGCATAATCATAGGGACCATCTACACCATCATAATTATGAAGCTGAGCCTTACCACGGGGATCAGCCCCAACCTTAATGTCTCAGCTGCTCTTCTTGCGTTCATTATTGTCCGTACATGGACAAAGCTGGTTCGAAAGATTGGACTAGTTTCAGTTCCCTTCACGCAGCAGGAGAACACTCTGATACAAACTTGTGCAGTTGCATGTTACAGCATTGCAGTGGGAG GCGGTTTTGGTTCTTATCTGTTAGCTCTAAATAAGAAGACATATGAGCAGGCAGGAGTAAGCACTGCGGGAAATCCTCCGGGCAGCTACAAGGAACCTGGGATTGGTTGGATGACCGGTTACCTCTGTGCAATTAGTTTCATTGGTCTTTTTGTGTTGATTCCACTCCGAAAG ATCTTGATAATAGACTACAAATTGACCTTTCCAAGCGGCATGGCAACTGGTGTTCTGATCAATGGATTTCATTCAATGGCTGACAAGATGACGAA AAAGCAAGTACGGGGTTTCACGAAGATGTTCTCTTTGAGTTTCCTATGGGGATTTTTTCAGTGGTTTTATTCTGGTCAAGGACAATGCGGATTCTCACAGTTTCCTACATTTGGATTGCAAGCTCAGAGGCAAAC gtTCTACTTTGATTTTAGCTTGACTTATGTGGGAACTGGAATGATATGTCCTCACATCGTGAACTTGTCTATGCTTCTTGGCTCGGTGCTCTCATGGGGCATAATGTGGCCACTCATCAGAAAGCAAAAGGGAGATTGGTTTCCTGCAGCACTACCAGAAGACAGTATGAAAAGTCTTAGTGGTTATAAG GTCTTCGTCCCCATTGCTCTCCTTTTGGGTGATGGACTATACAACTTCATCAAGATAACTGGTATGACCCTTTCGAGCATGTACGTCAAGTTTAAAGAGAGAAAAATCAGATCAG GGGAAAGTAAAAATAACAACGCCATTGATGATCTGAAACAAGATGAGTTCTTCATCAGAGAAAGCATTCCAACGTGGATAGCACCATGCGGGTACATCACACTGGCAATCGTTTCAGCAATTGCCATTCCCTCGATCTTTCCTGCTCTTAAGTGGTACTATGTTGTCGTAGCATACATTTTTGCTCCGTCTTTAGCTTTCTGCAATGCTTATGGAGCTGGTTTGACGGATATAAACATGGCCTACAATTATGGTAAAGTAGGGCTTTTTCTGATTGCTGCATTGGTTGGAAAAGAACACGGTGTTGTGGCAGGATTAGCTGGGGCAGGTCTCATCAAGTCGGTCATCTCTGTTTCTTGTATTCTGATGCAAGATTTTAAAACAGGACATCTAACATTTACGTCCCCCAGAGCAATGTTTTTGAGCCAGGCAGTTGGCACAGCTATAGGCTGTGTGGTTGCACCCCTCTGCTTCTACTTGTTCTATAAAGCATTTGATGTTGGAAACCCAAACGGCGAGTATAAGGCCCCCTTTGCCATTATTTACAGAAACATGGCCGTtcttggagttgaaggcttttcAGCATTGCCAAAACATTGCCTGCATCTCTGTTACGGCTTCTTTGCCTTGGCAGTTGGCATCAATGTAGTGAAAGATCTTTCTCCGGCGAGGATCGGAAAATGGATGCCAGTGCCAATGGCTATGGCACTGCCCTTCTTAGTTGGGGCTTACGTCGCAATTGATATGTGCATTGGAAGTCTGGTTGTGTTCGTGTGGCACAAACTTAACTCCGCGAAGGCGGAGCTGATCGTTCCAGCGGTTGCTTCAGGAATGATATGTGGTGAAGGCCTGTGGATACTGCCTGCATCAGTTCTTGCCTTGGCCAAAGTCAAACCACCCATTTGCATGAAATTCTTGGTTTCTAAGAGTTAG